One genomic segment of Pongo pygmaeus isolate AG05252 chromosome 19, NHGRI_mPonPyg2-v2.0_pri, whole genome shotgun sequence includes these proteins:
- the LOC129017488 gene encoding LOW QUALITY PROTEIN: basic proline-rich protein-like (The sequence of the model RefSeq protein was modified relative to this genomic sequence to represent the inferred CDS: substituted 1 base at 1 genomic stop codon), protein TIATISGYSPSPPSPPPSPPSPPSPPSPPSPPSPPPSPPSPPSPPSPPPSPPSPPSPPSPPSPPPPPPPPPSPPSPPIPPSPPSPPSPPSPPSPPSPPSPPSPPSPPSPPSPPSPPSPPSPPSPPSPPSPPSPPSPPSPPPSPPSPPSPPSPPSPPSPPSPPSPPSPSSPPPSPPPSPPSPPSPPSPPPPPSPPSPPSPPSPPSPPPSPPSPPSPPSPPSPPSPPSPPSPPSPPSPPPSPPPSPPSPPSPPSPPSPPPSPPSPPSPPSPPSPPSPPSPPSPPSPPSPPPSPPPSPPSPPSPPSPPSPPSPPSPPSPPSPPSPPSPPSPPSPPSPPSPPSPPSPPSPPSPPSPPSPPPSPPSLPSPPSPPSPPPPPSPPSPPSPPSPPSPPSPPSPPSPPSPPSPPSPPSPPSPPSPPPSPPPPPSPPSPPSPPPPPPPPSPPSPPSPPSPPSPPSPPPSPPPPPSPPSPPSPPPPPPSPPSPPSPPSPPSPPSPPSPPXPPSPPSPPSPPS, encoded by the exons catcaccaccatctccaccatctccaccaccatcaccaccatcaccaccatcaccaccatctccaccatcaccaccaccaccaccaccaccaccaccatctccaccatcaccacc cataccaccatcaccaccatcaccaccatctccaccatctccaccatcaccaccatcaccaccatctccaccatctccaccatctccaccatcaccaccatctccaccatcaccaccatcaccaccatctccaccatcaccaccatcaccaccatcaccaccatctccaccatcaccaccatctccaccaccatcaccaccatctccaccatcaccaccatcaccaccatctccaccatcaccaccatctccaccatctccaccatcaccatcatctccaccaccatcaccaccaccatcaccaccatcaccaccatcaccaccatctccaccaccaccaccatcaccaccatcaccaccatctccaccatcaccaccatctccaccaccatcaccaccatctccaccatcaccaccatctccaccatctccaccatcaccaccatctccaccatctccaccatcaccaccatctccaccaccatcaccaccaccatcaccaccatcaccaccatctccaccatcaccaccatctccaccaccatcaccaccatctccaccatcaccaccatcaccaccatctccaccatcaccaccatctccaccatctccaccatcaccaccatctccaccaccatcaccaccaccatcaccaccatcaccaccatctccaccatcaccaccatcaccaccatcaccaccatctccaccatcaccaccatcaccaccatcaccaccatctccaccatcaccaccatcaccaccatctccaccatctccaccatcaccaccatcaccaccatctccaccatcaccaccatcaccaccatctccaccaccgtcaccaccatcactaccatcaccaccatctccaccatcaccaccaccaccaccatcaccaccatctccaccatcaccaccatcaccaccatctccaccatcaccaccatcaccaccatcaccaccatctccaccatcaccaccatcaccaccatctccaccatctccaccatctccaccaccatcaccaccaccaccaccatcaccaccatctccaccatcaccaccaccaccaccaccaccaccatcaccaccatctccaccatcaccaccatcaccaccatcaccaccatctccaccaccatcaccaccaccaccaccatcaccaccatctccaccatcaccaccaccaccaccaccatcaccaccatctccaccatcaccaccatcaccaccatcaccaccatctccaccatcaccaccatgaccaccatctccaccatcaccaccatcaccaccatct